A single window of Sparus aurata chromosome 22, fSpaAur1.1, whole genome shotgun sequence DNA harbors:
- the mfsd4b gene encoding sodium-dependent glucose transporter 1, whose translation MSSSATRDNVVKKKHVRFASMEDEDDNDDQEEDTLFDKRKDTGRGLKGVLKAAKRTTRAGCDARVEVVSGPGAGCGACGRWMVTLALCASFLGLGMSISVLGPTFEDLAVNVKKNISNISYIFVGRSGGYIGGSLLGGILFDCINPHLLLGFSMLVTAFGMCAIPFCKQALLLTGLMSSIGMSMGVLDTGGNVLILNTWGEQAGPHMQALHFSFAAGAFASPIIAKLLFGPDGNSSAGIISTNSTLPATTEPITKAPDVHTIIRYVHNKSSTLKSMWAYIVIGSFVFLISFLFFIFYYCSSISCDKSRASSGKPLVAKHHMALVALLFFFFFAYVGAEVAYGSFIFTFAKDYAHMPQSQAAGLNSLFWATFAACRGLAIFFAACMYPGTMILLSLVGSTVSSLLLCLFSKEKVALWVCTGLYGASMATTFPSGISWLEQYTTVTGQTAATFVVGAALGEMVLPALVGFLLGKFKDHPLLMYLSLITATFTSILFPVMYKLASAPSGQSRKPRARGRPDADDSEYRQALLDSGANEEEEEEQDNEADQWNDADFEVIEMDDTASLISSPDKASSPLDITGLTSSSVASNNDMLQPAGGASFSDTISLVGDSPRRKLLLLSLDREKKD comes from the exons ATGTCTTCTTCCGCCACACGAGACAACGTCGTTAAAAAGAAGCACGTTCGTTTCGCCAGCATGGAGGACGAGGACGACAACGACGACCAGGAAGAAGACACCCTGTTTGACAAGAGGAAGGACACTGGCAGAGGGCTGAAAGGTGTCCTGAAGGCGGCCAAGAGGACGACGAGAGCGGGATGCGACGCTCGGGTGGAGGTGGTCAGCGGGCCCGGGGCCGGCTGCGGGGCGTGCGGCCGGTGGATGGTCACACTCGCGCTCTGTGCATCCTTCCTGGGCTTG GGGATGAGTATCTCCGTTCTCGGCCCCACGTTTGAGGACCTGGCTGTGAATGTGAAGAAGAACATAAGcaacatttcttacattttcgTGGGCCGCTCTGGGGGCTACATCGGCGGTTCCCTGTTAGGAGGCATTCTCTTTGACTGCATTAACCCCCATCTGCTGCTCG GGTTTTCTATGCTGGTCACAGCATTTGGAATGTGTGCTATCCCTTTCTGTAAGCAGGCTCTTCTGCTCACTGGGCTCATGTCCAGCATTGGGATGTCAATGGGTGTTCTGGATACAG GTGGTAATGTCCTCATACTCAACACATGGGGAGAGCAGGCGGGCCCTCACATGCAAGCTCTACACTTCAGCTTTGCAGCTGGAGCCTTTGCATCTCCAATCATAGCCAAGCTGCTGTTTGGGCCTGACGGGAACAGCAGTGCAGGAATCATATCAACCAACTCTACACTTCCTGCCACCACAGAGCCAATCACCAAAGCCCCTGATGTTCACACAATCATCCGCTATGTCCACAACAAGAGCAGCACTCTTAAATCCATGTGGGCCTACATTGTGATTGGCTCTTTTGTCTTTCtcatctccttcctcttcttcatcttttacTATTGCAGCAGCATTTCATGTGACAAATCCCGCGCGTCATCAGGAAAGCCCCTTGTGGCCAAACATCACATGGCTCTTGTTGCcctgctgttcttcttcttctttgcctACGTAGGTGCCGAGGTTGCATACGGCTCCTTCATCTTCACCTTTGCCAAGGACTATGCCCACATGCCTCAGTCCCAGGCAGCTGGGCTCAACTCGTTGTTCTGGGCAACGTTTGCTGCCTGTAGGGGGTTGGCCATCTTCTTTGCTGCCTGTATGTACCCGGGCACCATGATATTGCTCAGCCTGGTGGGCTCCACTGtgtcctccctgctcctctgccttttcagcAAGGAGAAAGTAGCCCTGTGGGTATGCACTGGTTTGTATGGGGCATCTATGGCCACCACCTTCCCCAGTGGCATCTCCTGGTTGGAGCAGTACACCACAGTGACAGGCCAAACGGCAGCAACCTTTGTGGTGGGTGCAGCACTGGGTGAAATGGTGCTGCCTGCTCTCGTAGGCTTCCTGCTGGGGAAGTTCAAAGATCACCCCCTGCTCATGTACTTGTCGCTCATCACTGCCACCTTCACCTCCATCCTCTTCCCAGTCATGTACAAGCTGGCCTCGGCCCCGAGCGGCCAGAGCAGGAAACCCCGTGCCAGGGGCCGTCCTGACGCAGATGACAGCGAATATCGTCAGGCACTGCTGGACTCCGGAGccaatgaagaagaggaagaggagcaggacaACGAGGCTGATCAGTGGAACGACGCTGACTTTGAGGTTATTGAAATGGATGACACAGCAAGTCTCATCAGTTCACCCGACAAGGCTTCCTCACCTCTGGACATCACTGGTCTGACAAGCAGCTCTGTGGCCTCAAACAACGACATGTTGCAGCCTGCAGGTGGAGCCTCTTTCTCAGATACCATCTCCCTGGTAGGAGACTCACCCAGAcgcaaactgctgctgctctctctggacagagagaagaaagactGA